The DNA region CTCATCTCGAGGTCGATTATCAGGAACAACACATTTGATATCCTCACTGCGCGATGATAGTCAGAAATTACTTCTTGAGTGCTGTTTGTCTGACCTACGGATAAGGACAAGGGCAATCTGCGGGAGTTGGGACGCAAGCTAAAGAAGCTGGACAGACATATCCTGCTCGACAGTGCACTACGATACCGACAATGAGATCGAGCAAAAACTCGAGAAATTATATAACGAGACCCACCTCTTTCACTCTCTGTCCACCCCTTGTGTTGTCTCCCAGGAGCTTGCTGCTcctgttgttgctgttgttgctggaaGCCTCCACCGAAAGGGAAACCCTGCTGGAAGAAGTGACCGAATTGGGCAAAAGCCAGCGGGAAGAAAAATATGGCTAGCAACACAAAGTTCATTGCAGCTCCAGTCGTCTGGATGCGGTTGCGTTTAATGCAGTGAAAAGGCCGTTTTGATAATAAAGGTCGATTCAAGAGCAGATTCACCGGCTTCCGTCGTTCTGTCGTAATTCTGTCCGTCGGCACCTCGAGCGCGTTCTCTCGTTTTCGTTCACGTCTCTTATTTACATGAGCATGGCCTAGTTACGTAACGTACACTACTCTTGATCAGCATTGTGGAGGCGGACTAGGCCGGGTTATGAATCCCCGCTGTCGTCATACTAAAATGGAATATATCTGTTGGTCTGGTGCTTGAATGAAGGTGTAAGAGGCTTTATTTTAACGACGATCAGCAAGTTTCTCGGAAACTTTATGTCGACAACGACAACGATCATACAACAACGAAGTATGATGACCATAGCTATCAACTCACTCCAACGTTCCAGACTGTAATTCCTAAATAGTGGTCCAGttctgcatcatcatcggcaGGGCATGATGAGCACGGCGGCTACAGCTCCAGCAATCATAGCGGCCTCTGACTTGACGTCATTCTATGACATTACCTACCCGACTTGAGATTTCCAAGGCAATGGCCCCAAGTTTAGACATATAAGCAGCGCTTATCTTTAGGTCACCAGCAGGTTCACATCTTTGCGGTTCGCCAGCGTTAATTACCTCTTTCCAACACACACCACTAAGCAAAAAAAGTTATTGAAATggctcctccttcttccgtcccAAAGGAATACCGACCCGGATACCTTCCCCCTTCCATCACCGAGCAAGCACAAAAGGATCTCCCAGGGAAGCAAAAACCCCTTGATCCTACCCCCTTCAACGATGTCATGGCCGACGGCTCCAAGTACAAGCCCGCCGGCAAGCTTGAGGGCAAGAACGCTGTCGTGACCGGTGGTGACTCTGGTATTGGTCGAGCGGTTGCGATCCTCTAGTGAGCATTTTGAGCAATCCTGTATATCATTCGCTGACAGGGGATTGCAAAGTGCTCTTGAGGGTGCCAATGTGCTCTTTACCTACCACCCcaaagaggaagctgaTGCCAAGGACACCGTCGACGATATCAAGAAGAGGGTCCCCAAGGCCAAGGTTGAGGCTGTTGCGGTGGAAATCCAAACAGAAAAGGCTTGCTTCGAACTGGCTGACAAGATTAAGAAATGGAGTGGGAACGAGCTTCACGTCTTGTAAGTCCGTATGGAGCATCGTCTCCTAACCTGGGCTGATTATTTTTCATAGGGCCAACAATGCCGGTACTCAAAAGGAGATCCCCAACATCGAAGATCTGCCTTCAGAGCAATGGAGGCATGTCTTCGACGTTAACATCCACTCCATGTTCTACCTTATTAAGAGCCTTATCCCTATTATGCCTTGGGGTTCTAGCATTATTAACAACGCTTCCATTGTACGTCTGGATATCTGAGTTTACCGGGGTGCAGTGGCTTACTTTTAACTGCTCGGCATCTTGCAGAATCCCTTCGTTGGCCACCCTAAGGTGAGCTCCCGTCAAGTTTAGAGCAGTTGAACAGATGACTGACATTGTCTTCCACAGCTCCTCGACTACACTGCCACTAAGGGCGCTATTGTTGGTTTCAGCCGAGCTTTGAGTAACCAGATTGTTGGCGAGAAGGGTATCCGAGTCAACTGCGTCTGCCCCGGACCTAGTGAGTTGCACTTGTGTATATGCGAGCGCATCGAACTTTATGCTGACAGGGCATAGTTTGGACTCCTCTAATTGTTGCTACCATGGGCGAAGAGTCCCTCAAGGCCTTTGGTCCTGGCAGTAAGTGTTTTTTTTGAAAACTTATGTAGCATTTACTGATAACCGGATTCAGCTCCCATCGGTCGCGCTGGTCAGCCTATTGAGGTCGCCACGGCCTTCGTTTTCCTCGCCAGCATCGACTCTTCTTATTTCACTGCTCAGTGCTTCCACGTTAACGGGGGTAGCGCTTACTAAATAATTGTAATTGATCGGTTTAGCAAATTTTGGTAACTCGGGTCGCCCGATCATTGCAGCGACATAAATAATGAAGGAATCTTATTTCATGATTGAATGTATGATATTAACAACAAATGATGCTTAGCTATAATGCGAGTCATATGTCACAAACAACAAAGGTGAGAAGGATAAGAGATAGAACATGAATAAAGCATTTACGCGCcctctgcttccttctcgagCAATTCGCTCGCCTTTTCACATTTTGCTGTAATGTCCGTGTGTCTAATGATTGGTTTGAAATTATGTTGTAACTgagagaaaaaataatTCAGCCAGCAATTCATGAATGGTTTACAAAATACAACTCACTGAGACTAGCTTATCCGCCGCCCAAAGTCTAGAAGTCATTGCGGAGATGAAAGTGAAAAGATCTCCAACAGTTTTACAGTTGCAGATCTCGATCTCGTTAATTTTGAGTATAGCAACGGCGACACGGAAGATGCTCTGCCAGGACACGTCAGCCATATACCACTgaaggatgaaggcgaCGATCTCACATCATGCCCTTCGACAAAGAACAAGTCCCAAACTCGGAATAGAGTCTTGACGGACGACCATCATCAGCCTTCATACTCATAAAGTAGCATGTCTCGACTTACCTCGACGGGAAGACAGTCCGTAAAAAGACTGAGGAACCAGCCGAACGTGATGCTAGCCAGATCAACACCAAGCGCCACGAAATGAGCGTGAAGCTTGGGTAATATCTGCGCAACAATTTGGGAAAGAACGAGCTGGTCGGCACGAGAACCAACGAGGGATGGGGAAAAGTAGTTtgggggaagaaggcgatCGATGATGCAGATCAGGATCCAGAAGGCTTGTTCTAAAAAAGACAAGGGAAAAAACTCAATCAGCGTCACCGTGAAGAAATGGGATGCACCGGGGAGTGATTTACCTTCATCGCTGTGTGTTAGCAACAGGGTGGCGGCGACCATCTAAAGTTGAACGTCAGCCATGTCATTAACAGATCAAATGAATAGGCAAATCTTACATTCATCCCTTGACAACTGCGGCCAGGCAAGCATGATCAGTTTTTTGTCCAAAAGAAACATCGCTTTACTCACTATCCGACACCAGGGTTGTACCTATGAACCGCGAATCAGCAACTTGCCGCAGACTGAACGCTTCTCAACTCACCATGAATAAGCCACAAGAACTCTCCTCAGTTTTTCCACCCCTGGACCATCACCGCCAAAGAACACGTTCCCAGGAAACGTCCTTGAGACATCTTTCTCAATGTCAGCCATAACTGGGCTTATATCGTCTTTATGTACGATGAGAATTTCGGCGTACTCCCCGGGTACCATGAGATCTTTGGCGCCAGAGCATTCTTCAAATTATAAGTCAGATTGAGGACGGAGGATAACTGCTCATGCTGATGGACTCACCTGCCCAAATGTCCCCTCTGTATTTCAAGGGTATACCTCTTCTCGTCAACCTCGAAAACGTCTTCCAATCTTCCTGTCCCTTCCCGCTCAACCCCATCTGACTCACACCTATCAGTCCAGCTGTCCAACCATGACCTTTATCCGCCGCTCTACTCTTTGCTCTTTTCTTGATGAACACATCCCACTCCGCTACACGCTCTTTTTGTTGTCGGTCATGGAGATCGGTCAGTTGGTCGAGTAGGCTGGAGATGGTCACGCGACTGACATTAGTGGATGTTTCGATTGGTGGGATGGGTTTGGATAAGCTGGCAGAGATGGGTTGAGGCGCTGTGGTTGAAGTAATGGAAGGTGAGACGCCCGAATGAAGACTAGATGAACCGCGAGCGGAAACTGTCAAGTGGTCCTTGCCTGTAACTGGTCGAGCAGGTGACGGATTGAGGCTGAGGAGGGTACTAGACCGATGTCTATGCTGATCTGCGTGAGAAGATGACCTTGAACGTGTTTTCGGAGAAGCAACACTTTCGGGCGTGTCGCTTGATCGAGACGGGGCTTGTGTACTTGATGACGTTGAATCGATTGAAGGGCGTGGAGATGCTAGCTGACTATTTTCTCTCACATCGCCAGTATTTTTAATGCTTTTGGAATCCGACTTTTGACTTCCGTGAGATCCTCGACGATGCTTTGCAAtccacccttcctcttctgggTCGTCATTTTTGAACAATGTGCCGTTCAAAGACATCGGAGCAGGGGTTCCCGCCACTGACGCATCTTTAAGCATTTTAGCATGTTGAATGTCATCTATTGCAACAGTCAGCTTATGTCCCGTGCCGTTCGTATCCTGCGACCCACAAATAAAGCCATATCGATCAGTCAGTGGTGGCTTATCCGACTCGAATCGACTGGCGGTCACCATCTTGGCTCTATTGACTCTATTTGACTGGAAGAACGACCCAAGGTTTTCGCGAGATAGCAAAACTGTCGGCGGCCTACTCTCGTCTGGTACTATCGAAGAAAGCTCTACAGAAGGTAGCGGAGCTGCCTCGGAAAGAGGGCTTCCCACTGCTGCAGAGTGACTTATCGCTGGTGAGGACGGGGCTGCTGCCACAGGAAACCCATGCCCTGACGACCCTCTACTCAAAACAGAAGGTCGGGTCTCTTCGTTAACGACACTTGCGCCGCTCCTGGAACCTCTTATGGTAGCACCAGTCACGGATGACAGCAATGATCTTCCCAGTAAAGCCGTAGCGGTCAAAGCAGAATCACCGTAGCCTTTACTATCCTTATTCCTAGCCTCATCGGTTTGAGAACGTTCTTGGCCTCCAAGAGAGATGGCCCGACTTCGTGAAAGGTCCCTTGATCGGCGGCGATTCACAGCTTCCTTGGCTACAattccttcatctcgcGCGTTGCTGACTAGGGAATGTGCAAGTTGGGCAATAAGAGGTTTTGGCGGCGTTTCTGTCGGTacaaggatggaagaagggtcCGGAGTAAGTATGCGCTGTTCTCATACAATCAATATCATGTACAGCACTGCTCGCTGACACACTCACTGTTGCGAGGAAGATTGCTCTGTATGAAGGACTGCTTCCACCGTcacctttcctccaagcctcatcttcgtcttcatgCTCTGGTGTTGATCTAGGTATAGCGTTGGGACTGGGAGGTACAGGCTGATTGACAGACGCTACAGACCCCATACTGCTCCTTTTCGTCACAGAGTTTTTCTTATTACCCCAAACCCAGAGACCAGATGTCCAAGATTGCCGGGAAGATTTCCTATCATGATTTTCATTTATACTTGCTGCGTCAGCATCAGGTTGAGGCAGATCAACTGGAGTTGACGTAAAAGGTATTGaattggaggaagatggagagaatcCTGCGGGGAAACGGGAGGTTGTTGGCGATAAAGAAGGTAGTTCAGATTGCGGAATGTTCAGTGCCGATGTCCTTGAGGGTATCTCACGCAAGGATGGTGTAGATGTGAGAGACGTGGATATAGCCTCATTTAAATCATCGTGAATTGATATCTGTTGACAATCAGTTACAGGCTTGCTTGGCACGTAGGAGCTGCTCACGCACTTGATCTGTCGCTCTGCCAGATGCAGGCTTTCTCTCTACCTGATTCATACGTAACCTCGCATTCTCGTCTTCCAACCTCTCAATAACCTCTCTCAACTCTCTAACTGCTCTGCTAAGCACTCGCAGCGGATGGTCGGTGATCTGTGCATTATTCTGCAGTGAAGGTGGCgaaggtggaaagagaggagattTATCGCCTGACGGAGGTAGTTGGGCCGTGTATAATGGACCTGCAGGTGAACTTGTCCGTTCATTCGCAGGGAAAACAGGAGCCGAGAGTTCTACGTGAGGCGTTGGATCTTCAGGAGCAACCGGTACATGTTGCAGGTATTCATACAGTTCGTCGTCGGACATGAGGTCGAACCTGGTGTCGACTATGGAGAGTTCGTCCTTTGCTAGGGATTCGAGATGGTCCCATGGCTTGGCTGTGGCTGATGGCTTGCGATTCAGGGGGGGCCGGGAGGAGCGGGGTGTGTCTAGGAGGGCGTTTGCGGGGCGGGACGTGGAGATTGTGGCTGCATGCGGGCGGTGTGCGGAGTGGCGGGTCGGGGTGGCGAGGGGGTGCGCGTCGCCCGAATGGTGGCGCTGTGGCGGCGGTACGCTGGGGGCCATGGCGGGCTGGGAGAGAAGTACCGCTGATGCGTCCGTTCTTATTATTGTTGATGGAGACACGCGGGTGGAGGATTCTGGCACGATTACAACTGTGTTCTAATCAATTACCAACTTGCATTACAAATACCAGGCACGCCAATTAGGCCGTCGAGCTCAACagcttcccttctttcctcctaCTCTGCCTCTGATAATCATTCGTTCGATCTCCTTCAGTCCACTTCCATTTCGCGCATCCGTTAATCACGTATCCAAAA from Cryptococcus neoformans var. neoformans B-3501A chromosome 4, whole genome shotgun sequence includes:
- a CDS encoding hypothetical protein (Match to ESTs gb|CF192478.1|CF192478, gb|CF192392.1|CF192392, gb|CF189354.1|CF189354; HMMPfam hit to adh_short, short chain dehydrogenase, score: 180.9, E(): 2.6e-51) translates to MAPPSSVPKEYRPGYLPPSITEQAQKDLPGKQKPLDPTPFNDVMADGSKYKPAGKLEGKNAVVTGGDSGIGRAVAILYALEGANVLFTYHPKEEADAKDTVDDIKKRVPKAKVEAVAVEIQTEKACFELADKIKKWSGNELHVLANNAGTQKEIPNIEDLPSEQWRHVFDVNIHSMFYLIKSLIPIMPWGSSIINNASINPFVGHPKLLDYTATKGAIVGFSRALSNQIVGEKGIRVNCVCPGPIWTPLIVATMGEESLKAFGPGTPIGRAGQPIEVATAFVFLASIDSSYFTAQCFHVNGGSAY
- a CDS encoding hypothetical protein (HMMPfam hit to TBC, TBC domain, score: 298.3, E(): 1.1e-86), which encodes MAPSVPPPQRHHSGDAHPLATPTRHSAHRPHAATISTSRPANALLDTPRSSRPPLNRKPSATAKPWDHLESLAKDELSIVDTRFDLMSDDELYEYLQHVPVAPEDPTPHVELSAPVFPANERTSSPAGPLYTAQLPPSGDKSPLFPPSPPSLQNNAQITDHPLRVLSRAVRELREVIERLEDENARLRMNQVERKPASGRATDQISIHDDLNEAISTSLTSTPSLREIPSRTSALNIPQSELPSLSPTTSRFPAGFSPSSSNSIPFTSTPVDLPQPDADAASINENHDRKSSRQSWTSGLWVWGNKKNSVTKRSSMGSVASVNQPVPPSPNAIPRSTPEHEDEDEAWRKGDGGSSPSYRAIFLATRILTPDPSSILVPTETPPKPLIAQLAHSLVSNARDEGIVAKEAVNRRRSRDLSRSRAISLGGQERSQTDEARNKDSKGYGDSALTATALLGRSLLSSVTGATIRGSRSGASVVNEETRPSVLSRGSSGHGFPVAAAPSSPAISHSAAVGSPLSEAAPLPSVELSSIVPDESRPPTVLLSRENLGSFFQSNRVNRAKMVTASRFESDKPPLTDRYGFIYDIQHAKMLKDASVAGTPAPMSLNGTLFKNDDPEEEGWIAKHRRGSHGSQKSDSKSIKNTGDVRENSQLASPRPSIDSTSSSTQAPSRSSDTPESVASPKTRSRSSSHADQHRHRSSTLLSLNPSPARPVTGKDHLTVSARGSSSLHSGVSPSITSTTAPQPISASLSKPIPPIETSTNVSRVTISSLLDQLTDLHDRQQKERVAEWDVFIKKRAKSRAADKGHGWTAGLIGVSQMGLSGKGQEDWKTFSRLTRRGIPLKYRGDIWAECSGAKDLMVPGEYAEILIVHKDDISPVMADIEKDVSRTFPGNVFFGGDGPGVEKLRRVLVAYSWYNPGVGYCQGMNMVAATLLLTHSDEEQAFWILICIIDRLLPPNYFSPSLVGSRADQLVLSQIVAQILPKLHAHFVALGVDLASITFGWFLSLFTDCLPVETLFRVWDLFFVEGHDSIFRVAVAILKINEIEICNCKTVGDLFTFISAMTSRLWAADKLVSLQHNFKPIIRHTDITAKCEKASELLEKEAEGA